In Phaseolus vulgaris cultivar G19833 chromosome 10, P. vulgaris v2.0, whole genome shotgun sequence, a single genomic region encodes these proteins:
- the LOC137819110 gene encoding uncharacterized protein isoform X1 gives MLHYHPEFEAGYKVKRGMYDCLERLVGDIDEMSKIDFQMESFKSKYGLFGSQIAQHALKTKTPSQWWESYGDEYPELQRFAITVLSLTCSSSGCEGNCSAFERVHTKKRNRFQRTMNDVVFVMTNSRLMKKKDVRKTKDYNIDDFSSDDEWNGEENETNSSLDDLDEDIIDGLDEDILFEVEEDDASRGGVATSMNDLEVPPNANNDEGHGRDDINENEDHLEDDDYPMININDLFR, from the exons ATGTTACACTATCATCCTGAGTTTGAAGCTGGTTATAAGGTGAAACGGGGAATGTATGACTGTTTGGAGAGGTTAGTGGGAGACATTGATGAGATGAGTAAGATTGATTTTCAAATGGAGAGTTTCAAGAGCAAGTATGGATTGTTTGGTAGTCAGATAGCTCAACATGCACTCAAGACCAAAACTCCATCACAATGGTGGGAATCATATGGTGATGAATATCCGGAACTACAAAGATTTGCAATTACAGTATTGAGTTTAACTTGCAGTTCGTCTGGTTGTGAGGGTAATTGTAGTGCTTTTGAAAGG gtCCACACTAAGAAAAGAAATCGTTTCCAAAGAACCATGAATGATGTGGTGTTTGTTATGACTAATTCAAGAttgatgaagaagaaagatgttaGGAAAACAAAAGACTAtaatattgatgatttttcttcTGATGATGAATGGAATGGGGAGGAAAATGAAACAAATTCAAGTTTAGATGATTTAGATGAAGACATCATTGATGGTTTAGATGAAGACATCTTATTTGaagttgaagaagatgatgctAGTAGAGGTGGTGTTGCTACATCCATGAATGATTTGGAGGTTCCTCCAAACGCTAATAATGATGAAGGACATGGTAGAGATGATattaatgaaaatgaagatCATTTGGAGGATGATGATTATCCTATGATTAATATAAATGATCTTTTTAGATAG